The following coding sequences lie in one Streptomyces sp. NBC_00510 genomic window:
- a CDS encoding DUF932 domain-containing protein, translating into MTHQQNQPQSPAATTAARNASLADLAGLLKSQQADKVDVVAPAAALTAHGGQIVVQGVAPVLSTGGVTLADGTYRPTQVADEGIADKLRIPLAYLRRMRAENLPLFDLNVSGWLEADPSRRFLLRTFRSAEEGTPGVLRALLSDSYRVIDNFDILTAALNGVQQSGHEVNITGCDLTDRRMLVRVESEHVHVHAPQLLKGYRSPFTGQTGDELPIVSAGFVISNSEVGSGAFTITPRIVVQICRNGMQMGHDALKAVHLGTKLEAGVIRWSADTESKTLDLITARARDAVATFMDRAYLEAKLRELEEQAGAPVKDPAAAIEFVAKKLRYTDSVRESVFAHFIHGGQVTASGVMQAITATAQTLTDADAAHELEGTALTAMAMVPTA; encoded by the coding sequence ATGACCCACCAGCAGAACCAGCCCCAGTCCCCCGCCGCCACCACCGCCGCGCGTAACGCGTCGCTCGCGGACCTCGCGGGCCTGCTCAAGTCGCAGCAGGCCGACAAGGTCGACGTCGTGGCCCCCGCCGCCGCGCTCACCGCCCACGGCGGACAGATCGTGGTGCAGGGCGTGGCCCCCGTTCTGTCCACAGGCGGCGTCACGCTCGCCGACGGCACCTACCGGCCCACCCAGGTGGCCGACGAGGGGATCGCCGACAAGCTGCGCATCCCGCTCGCCTACCTGCGACGCATGCGCGCCGAGAACCTGCCGCTGTTCGATCTGAACGTGTCCGGCTGGCTGGAGGCCGACCCGTCCCGCCGATTCCTGCTGCGCACGTTCCGCAGCGCCGAGGAGGGCACGCCGGGCGTGCTGCGCGCGCTGCTGTCGGACAGCTACCGCGTGATCGACAACTTCGACATTCTCACGGCCGCACTCAACGGCGTGCAGCAGTCCGGGCACGAGGTGAACATCACCGGCTGTGACCTGACCGACCGCCGCATGCTGGTGCGCGTGGAGTCCGAGCACGTCCACGTGCACGCCCCCCAGCTGCTCAAGGGATACCGCTCCCCGTTCACCGGCCAGACCGGGGACGAACTGCCGATCGTGTCGGCAGGGTTCGTGATCTCCAACAGCGAAGTCGGTTCCGGGGCGTTCACCATCACCCCGCGCATCGTGGTCCAGATCTGCCGCAACGGCATGCAGATGGGGCACGACGCGCTCAAGGCCGTGCACCTGGGCACCAAGCTGGAAGCCGGTGTCATCCGCTGGAGTGCCGACACCGAGTCCAAAACGCTGGACCTGATCACCGCCCGCGCCCGCGACGCAGTGGCCACCTTCATGGACCGCGCATACCTGGAGGCCAAGCTCCGCGAACTCGAGGAGCAGGCCGGGGCCCCGGTCAAGGACCCCGCCGCCGCGATCGAGTTCGTCGCGAAGAAGCTGCGGTACACCGACAGCGTGCGTGAGTCGGTGTTCGCCCACTTCATCCACGGCGGACAGGTCACCGCCAGCGGCGTGATGCAGGCCATCACCGCCACCGCCCAGACGCTGACCGACGCCGACGCCGCCCACGAACTGGAAGGAACCGCGCTCACCGCCATGGCGATGGTCCCCACCGCCTGA